One genomic window of Microbacterium sp. BH-3-3-3 includes the following:
- a CDS encoding amino acid ABC transporter permease — MATPAPGGVWSPSELELARRSTRRQQSTRSVLIALISSVVFVVVVGWAILSSPGWEDVRRSFFNVDVALASFPSVLAGLWVNIQVLIVAAISVAILGTTLAVLRSLRGPVFFPLRALATVYTDLFRGIPLLIVLYLVGFGLPALGVFGRVPVVLWGTVAIVLTYSAYIAEVLRAGMEAVHPSQRVAARSLGLTHGQTLRIVVIPQGVRKVVPALMNDFVSMQKDVGLISVLGAVDAVRAAQIAAAQSYNFTPYIVAALLFVAMALPMIRLTDYVSARLARREQMGGVV; from the coding sequence GTGGCCACCCCCGCACCCGGCGGCGTGTGGAGCCCGAGCGAGCTCGAACTCGCCCGGCGCTCCACACGGCGTCAGCAGTCGACCAGGTCGGTGCTGATCGCGCTGATCAGCTCGGTCGTGTTCGTCGTCGTCGTCGGCTGGGCGATCCTGTCGAGTCCCGGCTGGGAAGACGTGCGGCGGAGCTTCTTCAACGTCGACGTCGCGCTGGCGAGCTTTCCGTCGGTGCTCGCGGGGCTGTGGGTCAACATCCAGGTGCTGATCGTCGCGGCCATCTCGGTCGCGATCCTCGGCACCACCCTGGCCGTGCTGCGCTCGCTGCGGGGCCCGGTGTTCTTCCCGCTCCGCGCCCTCGCCACGGTGTACACCGACCTGTTCCGCGGCATCCCGCTGCTGATCGTGCTGTACCTGGTCGGCTTCGGCCTGCCCGCCCTCGGCGTCTTCGGCCGAGTGCCGGTGGTGCTGTGGGGCACGGTGGCCATCGTGCTGACGTACTCGGCCTACATCGCCGAGGTGCTCCGCGCGGGTATGGAGGCCGTGCACCCCTCGCAGCGCGTCGCCGCCCGCTCGCTGGGCCTGACCCACGGCCAGACGCTGCGCATCGTCGTCATCCCCCAGGGCGTGCGCAAGGTCGTCCCCGCCCTGATGAACGACTTCGTGTCGATGCAGAAAGACGTGGGTCTCATCTCGGTTCTGGGAGCGGTGGATGCCGTGCGCGCGGCGCAGATCGCCGCGGCACAGTCGTACAACTTCACGCCCTACATCGTGGCGGCGCTGCTGTTCGTGGCCATGGCCCTGCCGATGATCCGCCTCACCGACTACGTCTCGGCGCGACTGGCCCGCCGCGAGCAGATGGGTGGCGTCGTATGA
- a CDS encoding amino acid ABC transporter ATP-binding protein, whose protein sequence is MSVLDVKNVRKAFGDHVVLDGIDLSIDQHEVVVLIGASGSGKSTLLRTINLIERVDDGQILLNGDDLTDPTVDQDAARARIGVVFQHFNLFPHLRVIDNVTLAARKVHRASKSEAYARGTELLEQLGLGAKAREFPDRLSGGQQQRVAIVRAVMTDPELLLLDEITSALDPQLVGEVLDLVRVLRDRGSTMLMATHEMSFAREVADRIVFMKGGRIVEQGTPAQILDTPQHPDTIAFLERERRGGAL, encoded by the coding sequence ATGAGCGTCCTCGACGTCAAGAACGTGCGCAAGGCCTTCGGTGACCACGTCGTGCTCGACGGCATCGACCTGTCGATCGACCAGCACGAGGTCGTCGTGCTCATCGGCGCCTCGGGGTCGGGCAAGTCGACCCTGCTGCGCACCATCAACCTCATCGAGCGCGTCGACGACGGCCAGATCTTGCTGAACGGCGACGATCTGACCGATCCGACCGTCGATCAGGATGCCGCTCGGGCCCGCATCGGCGTGGTCTTCCAGCACTTCAACCTCTTCCCGCACCTGCGGGTCATCGACAACGTCACCCTCGCGGCGCGCAAGGTGCACCGCGCGAGCAAGAGCGAGGCCTACGCGCGCGGGACCGAGCTGCTCGAGCAGTTGGGCTTGGGGGCGAAGGCCCGCGAGTTCCCCGACCGCCTCTCGGGCGGTCAGCAGCAGCGCGTGGCCATCGTGCGTGCCGTCATGACCGACCCCGAGCTGCTGCTGCTCGACGAGATCACCTCGGCGCTCGACCCGCAGCTCGTCGGCGAGGTGCTCGACCTGGTGCGCGTGCTGCGCGATCGCGGGTCGACCATGCTCATGGCAACGCACGAGATGTCGTTCGCCCGCGAGGTGGCCGACCGCATCGTGTTCATGAAGGGCGGACGGATCGTCGAGCAGGGCACTCCGGCTCAGATCCTCGACACTCCGCAGCACCCCGACACCATCGCGTTCCTCGAGCGCGAACGTCGCGGCGGGGCGCTCTGA
- the dnaB gene encoding replicative DNA helicase — MSIADIAEERLGKAPRPERTPPHDTLAEQSALGGMLLSKDAVADVIESLRGPDFYVPKHELIFEAILTLYSHGEPTDVVAVTDELIKTGELQRAGGADYLHTLTSIVPTAANAGYYASIVAERALLRRLVEAGTRIVQMGYAGEGDPVDLVNSAQAEIYNVSGDDSADDYIPLTMAVDAAVEEIEAARGRDGSMTGIPTGFAGLDQLTNGLHPGQMIVLAARPAMGKSTLALDFARAAAIKSNAPCIFFSLEMGRSEIAMRLLSAEGSIPLQSMRKGTLDSRDWTTVASTRGRINDAPLYIDDSPNMTLVEIRAKCRRLKQREGLKMVVIDYLQLLTSGKRVESRQQEVSEFSRALKLMAKELQVPVIALSQLNRGAEQRADKKPALSDLRESGSIEQDADMVVLLHREAAYEKDSPRAGEADLIVAKHRNGPTDTITVAFQGHYSRFADMAPGM, encoded by the coding sequence GTGTCGATCGCTGACATCGCCGAAGAGCGTCTCGGAAAAGCCCCGCGTCCCGAGCGCACTCCGCCGCACGACACCCTCGCCGAGCAGAGCGCGCTGGGCGGCATGCTGCTGTCGAAAGACGCCGTGGCCGACGTCATCGAAAGCCTGCGCGGCCCCGACTTCTACGTGCCGAAGCACGAGCTGATCTTCGAGGCCATCCTCACCCTGTACTCGCACGGCGAGCCCACCGACGTCGTGGCCGTCACCGACGAGTTGATCAAGACCGGTGAGCTGCAGCGAGCCGGGGGAGCGGACTACCTCCACACCCTCACCTCGATCGTGCCCACCGCGGCGAACGCGGGCTACTACGCCTCGATCGTCGCCGAGCGCGCGCTGCTGCGTCGCTTGGTCGAGGCCGGCACGCGCATCGTGCAGATGGGCTACGCGGGCGAGGGTGATCCGGTCGATCTCGTCAACAGCGCCCAGGCCGAGATCTACAACGTCTCGGGCGACGACAGCGCCGACGACTACATTCCCCTGACGATGGCGGTGGATGCCGCGGTCGAAGAGATCGAGGCCGCCCGCGGTCGCGACGGGTCGATGACCGGCATCCCCACGGGCTTCGCCGGTCTCGACCAGCTGACCAACGGTCTGCACCCGGGCCAGATGATCGTTCTCGCCGCGCGCCCCGCCATGGGTAAGTCGACGCTCGCGCTCGACTTCGCCCGCGCGGCCGCGATCAAGTCGAACGCGCCGTGCATCTTCTTCTCGCTCGAAATGGGTCGTTCCGAGATCGCCATGCGCCTTCTCAGCGCCGAGGGTTCGATCCCGCTGCAGAGCATGCGTAAGGGAACGCTCGACTCGCGCGACTGGACCACCGTCGCCTCCACGCGCGGGCGCATCAACGACGCCCCCCTCTACATCGACGACAGCCCGAACATGACGCTGGTCGAGATCCGGGCGAAGTGCCGCCGCCTCAAGCAGCGCGAGGGTCTGAAGATGGTCGTCATCGACTACCTGCAGCTGCTCACGAGCGGTAAGCGCGTAGAGTCGCGTCAGCAGGAGGTCAGCGAGTTCTCGCGTGCGCTGAAGCTGATGGCGAAGGAGCTGCAGGTTCCCGTCATCGCGCTGTCGCAGCTGAACCGTGGCGCCGAGCAGCGCGCCGACAAGAAGCCGGCGCTTTCCGACCTGCGTGAGTCGGGCTCGATCGAGCAGGATGCCGACATGGTGGTGCTGCTGCACCGCGAGGCCGCATACGAGAAGGACTCGCCGCGCGCGGGTGAGGCGGATCTGATCGTGGCGAAGCACCGTAACGGTCCGACGGACACGATCACGGTGGCGTTCCAGGGGCATTATTCGCGGTTCGCGGATATGGCGCCGGGGATGTAG
- a CDS encoding TetR/AcrR family transcriptional regulator, with protein sequence MASTRTRARVHEAALALVGDAGIAKVTMEGIAARAGVGKQTLYRTWPSTSTILFDALLARSETAEGVVAVPDSGDLRSDLLLLVQQTIHELTSPATEPLLRTVTAAIQTDSDLARQYRDLLLEPQMSAVAQRLERGGVTEPDAAAELLLGPVLHRWLLRRGTFDHGWMEDHVDRTLRGVAWRSTDQMSSTSRRS encoded by the coding sequence ATGGCCAGCACACGAACGCGCGCACGGGTGCATGAGGCGGCTCTTGCTCTCGTAGGTGATGCCGGAATCGCAAAGGTCACGATGGAGGGCATCGCCGCCCGCGCGGGCGTGGGCAAACAAACTCTTTACCGAACCTGGCCGTCGACGTCGACGATCCTGTTCGACGCGTTGCTCGCCCGGAGCGAGACTGCCGAGGGCGTTGTCGCCGTGCCCGATAGCGGCGACTTGAGGTCCGATCTTCTCCTGCTGGTGCAGCAGACAATCCATGAGCTGACCTCGCCCGCGACTGAGCCGTTGTTGCGCACAGTCACCGCCGCCATCCAGACGGACTCTGACCTTGCCCGCCAGTACCGCGACCTATTGCTCGAGCCCCAGATGTCCGCCGTCGCCCAACGCCTCGAACGTGGCGGAGTCACCGAGCCCGATGCGGCGGCGGAACTCTTGCTCGGTCCAGTCCTCCATCGCTGGCTGCTCCGCAGGGGCACCTTCGACCACGGTTGGATGGAAGATCACGTCGACCGCACGTTGCGTGGCGTGGCGTGGAGGTCGACTGACCAGATGAGCTCGACCAGCCGAAGGTCGTGA
- a CDS encoding SDR family NAD(P)-dependent oxidoreductase, which yields MITGAGRGLGRALTLAALAEGHTVVATVRGEHTLPAHEQLHVRHLDVRDRAMATAVVETAASELGRLDVLVNNAGYGLIGAIEEVDENEARDLLDTDLLGPLWLSQAVLPVMRRQGGGHIVQISTVGAAGTMPTLGLYNAAKWGLEGWSEAMAAEVAEFGVRTTIVEPGAIDTEWGAGSMHFATPAPAYDKVTPSSSARRIVRIDSSLSSPPPVV from the coding sequence ATGATCACCGGAGCCGGCCGCGGGCTCGGCCGCGCCCTTACTCTCGCTGCGCTGGCGGAGGGGCACACGGTCGTGGCTACCGTGCGCGGCGAACACACCCTCCCCGCTCATGAGCAGTTGCACGTCAGACACCTGGATGTGCGCGACCGGGCGATGGCGACGGCTGTCGTCGAGACAGCGGCGTCGGAGCTCGGGCGCCTGGACGTCCTGGTGAACAACGCCGGCTACGGCCTCATCGGAGCGATCGAAGAAGTGGACGAGAACGAGGCGCGAGATCTCCTCGATACCGACCTTCTCGGGCCGCTCTGGCTGTCGCAAGCTGTGCTTCCGGTCATGCGCCGCCAGGGAGGAGGGCACATCGTCCAGATATCGACGGTCGGAGCCGCCGGCACTATGCCCACGCTGGGTCTCTACAACGCGGCGAAGTGGGGTCTCGAAGGGTGGAGCGAGGCGATGGCGGCCGAAGTCGCCGAGTTCGGTGTCCGCACGACCATCGTCGAGCCCGGAGCTATCGACACCGAATGGGGCGCCGGCAGCATGCATTTTGCGACGCCCGCTCCTGCCTACGACAAGGTGACCCCGAGCTCGAGTGCGCGGCGGATCGTGCGGATCGACTCGTCGTTGTCGAGCCCTCCGCCGGTCGTGTAA
- a CDS encoding helix-turn-helix transcriptional regulator, whose translation MDTAAAITEFLTTRRAKLTPAHVGLPDFGGRRRVPGLRREEVALMAGMSAEYYKRLERGNATGVSEAVIDGVSRALQLDEAEHAHLNDLIRSANAGARPPQRRNVSRKSQVTEGLQQTIDAMSTVPVYVQNGRLDAVATNRLGRALFSEMLDGAQQPANAARFMFLESRAQTFYREWEAQTRQIVAVLRAEAGRSPYDRQLSDLVGELSTRSDLFRKLWGAHDVREHHTGLKSVHHPVVGDLDLTFQAMDLASDRGLQMIVFSAEPGSITHERMQLLANWAETRTPLPH comes from the coding sequence ATGGACACCGCCGCCGCGATCACCGAGTTCCTCACCACGAGGCGCGCGAAACTGACCCCGGCACACGTCGGCCTTCCGGATTTCGGTGGGCGTCGGCGGGTGCCCGGGCTGCGCCGGGAAGAAGTCGCACTCATGGCGGGGATGAGCGCGGAGTACTACAAGCGCCTCGAGCGGGGGAACGCGACGGGCGTGTCCGAAGCGGTGATCGATGGGGTCAGCCGAGCGCTGCAGCTCGACGAGGCGGAGCATGCGCACCTCAACGACTTGATCCGTTCGGCCAACGCCGGCGCTCGACCGCCGCAGCGGCGCAACGTGTCTCGCAAGTCGCAGGTCACCGAGGGTTTGCAGCAGACGATCGATGCGATGTCGACGGTGCCCGTCTACGTTCAGAACGGGCGCCTCGACGCTGTCGCCACCAACCGACTCGGTCGTGCGCTGTTCTCGGAGATGCTCGACGGCGCCCAGCAACCCGCGAATGCTGCCCGTTTCATGTTCCTCGAGTCGCGCGCGCAAACGTTCTACCGGGAGTGGGAGGCGCAGACCCGCCAGATCGTCGCGGTCCTCCGCGCCGAGGCGGGCCGCTCGCCTTACGACCGGCAGCTCAGTGATCTCGTCGGGGAGCTCTCCACCCGGAGCGACCTGTTCCGGAAACTCTGGGGTGCCCACGACGTGCGAGAGCATCACACCGGACTCAAATCCGTTCACCACCCCGTGGTCGGCGACCTCGACCTGACATTCCAGGCCATGGATCTGGCATCCGACCGTGGCCTGCAGATGATCGTCTTCTCTGCCGAACCCGGATCGATCACTCACGAGCGGATGCAACTCTTGGCCAACTGGGCCGAAACGCGCACGCCCCTCCCACACTGA
- a CDS encoding helix-turn-helix transcriptional regulator, protein MDNRAEVREFLTSRRAKLTPDDVGISGGSNRRVPGLRRNEVATLAGVSIEYYSKIERGQISGASESVLHAIAQALQLDDAEREHLFDLARAAGQTPPRSRRTRSTPASVRSGIELMLDAITGGAAMVRNGRMDILAVNALGRALQTEVFESPGDGNLARYTFLDPRARDFHPNWEKAADITVGILRTEAGRDPYDRDLQDLVGELSTRSDEFRVRWGAHDVRQHGAGKKQFTHPIVGALELSYEDMQFVQHPGLTFLVYVPQTGSESEERFRLLASWQATNDAAPSTRPRRSPTAASERLSPASAKRTGKPTTPSRHHD, encoded by the coding sequence ATGGACAACAGGGCAGAGGTGCGGGAGTTCCTCACCTCTCGTCGCGCGAAACTCACCCCAGACGACGTGGGGATCTCCGGCGGCAGCAACCGGCGGGTGCCGGGCCTGCGCCGCAACGAGGTCGCCACGCTCGCCGGCGTGAGCATCGAGTACTACTCCAAGATCGAACGCGGGCAGATCTCCGGCGCGTCCGAATCCGTCCTGCACGCGATCGCGCAGGCCCTGCAGCTCGACGACGCCGAACGCGAGCACCTGTTCGATCTGGCCCGAGCGGCTGGACAGACGCCGCCGAGATCGCGCCGCACGCGAAGCACCCCGGCATCCGTCCGCTCCGGCATCGAACTGATGCTCGACGCGATCACGGGCGGCGCCGCGATGGTGCGCAACGGCCGGATGGACATCCTCGCCGTCAACGCCCTCGGACGCGCCCTGCAGACAGAGGTCTTCGAGTCACCGGGCGACGGGAACCTCGCCCGGTACACCTTCCTCGACCCTCGCGCCCGCGACTTCCACCCGAACTGGGAGAAGGCGGCAGACATCACGGTCGGCATCCTCCGCACCGAGGCCGGCCGCGACCCCTACGACCGCGACCTGCAGGATCTCGTCGGTGAACTCTCCACCCGCAGCGACGAGTTCCGCGTCAGATGGGGTGCCCACGACGTGCGACAGCACGGCGCCGGGAAGAAGCAGTTCACCCACCCCATCGTCGGAGCACTGGAACTGAGCTACGAGGACATGCAGTTCGTCCAGCATCCGGGACTCACGTTCCTCGTCTACGTCCCGCAGACCGGTTCGGAGAGCGAGGAGCGGTTCCGGCTGCTCGCCAGCTGGCAAGCGACGAACGATGCCGCACCGTCGACCAGACCACGTCGCTCGCCGACGGCGGCGTCCGAACGGCTGTCCCCTGCTTCAGCGAAGAGAACCGGAAAGCCGACGACCCCCTCGCGGCATCACGACTGA
- a CDS encoding carboxymuconolactone decarboxylase family protein, translating to MTEEQNGWTGGQRAFGDFAPGLVHYTDKVLFDEVWERGDLSKRDRSLITVAALTAMGKTDQLRFHLDYARTNGVTTDELKEAILHLAFYTGWPNGMAAMTVLKDITDEKDD from the coding sequence ATGACCGAAGAGCAGAACGGATGGACCGGAGGGCAGCGCGCCTTCGGAGACTTCGCACCGGGCCTCGTCCACTACACCGACAAGGTGCTGTTCGACGAGGTGTGGGAGCGCGGCGACCTCTCCAAACGCGACCGAAGTCTCATCACCGTCGCCGCCCTGACCGCCATGGGCAAGACCGATCAGCTGCGGTTCCACCTCGACTATGCCCGCACGAACGGGGTCACCACCGACGAGCTGAAGGAGGCCATCCTCCATCTCGCGTTCTACACGGGCTGGCCCAATGGCATGGCCGCGATGACCGTGCTGAAAGACATCACCGACGAGAAGGATGACTGA
- a CDS encoding cupin domain-containing protein — MTFDSLFPRGDENDAFAQYFIGQSYLAPLASLGMSIANVTFEPGCRNNWHRHNATAGGGQILLATAGSGWYQAEGEEPVSLTPGTVIEIPAGTKHWHGAKADSWFSHVAIAVPGENTSNERLEPVADEHYDALGLERGGEWAG; from the coding sequence ATGACCTTCGACAGCCTGTTTCCGCGCGGCGACGAGAACGACGCCTTCGCGCAGTACTTCATCGGGCAGAGCTACCTCGCCCCGCTCGCGAGTCTCGGAATGAGCATCGCGAACGTCACTTTCGAGCCGGGATGCCGCAACAACTGGCACCGCCACAACGCCACCGCCGGTGGGGGGCAGATCCTTCTCGCCACCGCCGGCAGCGGTTGGTATCAGGCGGAGGGCGAGGAGCCCGTCAGCCTCACCCCCGGCACGGTCATCGAGATTCCCGCGGGCACGAAGCACTGGCACGGCGCCAAGGCCGACTCGTGGTTCAGTCACGTCGCCATCGCCGTGCCGGGGGAGAACACCTCGAACGAGCGGCTCGAGCCCGTCGCCGACGAGCACTACGACGCGCTCGGCCTGGAGCGGGGCGGGGAATGGGCAGGCTGA
- a CDS encoding zinc-binding dehydrogenase has translation MRATLMYAAGDVRVVDVPEPTIEEPTDAVIRVTYACVCGSDLHPYHDLGDTPEGRRMGHEAIGVIEQIGADVTSLAVGDTVIVPFAWSDGTCAFCRDGITTSCVHGGFFDGAPSATQAEMLRVPYADGTAVAIPAGTDEALMPSLLTLSDVYLTGYHAAVRGGVEAGKTVAVIGDGAVGLSAVLAARQLGAETIILMGRHTARTDLGREFGATHVVAERGDEGIAKVLELTGGEGAHVVLEAVGHMPAYEQAYGIVRPGGVISRVGVPQYEDAAVGFASLFGKNATLTGGPATVRAYLEAAIPQVVDGTIDPGKVFDRELSLDDIAEAYRLMDAREALKVLIRP, from the coding sequence ATGCGCGCAACCCTCATGTACGCCGCCGGTGACGTCCGCGTCGTCGACGTGCCCGAACCGACCATCGAGGAACCCACCGACGCGGTCATCCGCGTCACCTACGCCTGCGTCTGCGGGTCGGACCTGCACCCGTACCACGATCTCGGCGACACCCCCGAGGGTCGCCGCATGGGCCACGAGGCCATCGGCGTCATCGAGCAGATCGGCGCCGACGTCACCTCCCTCGCCGTCGGCGACACCGTCATCGTCCCGTTCGCCTGGTCGGACGGCACCTGCGCGTTCTGCCGCGACGGAATCACCACCTCGTGCGTGCACGGTGGGTTCTTCGACGGCGCCCCCTCGGCCACGCAGGCCGAGATGCTTCGGGTGCCGTACGCCGATGGCACCGCCGTCGCGATCCCCGCCGGGACCGACGAGGCGCTCATGCCCTCGCTCCTCACCCTCTCCGACGTGTACCTGACCGGCTACCACGCCGCCGTGCGCGGCGGCGTCGAGGCGGGCAAGACTGTCGCCGTGATCGGCGACGGAGCCGTCGGGCTCTCCGCCGTCTTGGCCGCACGTCAGCTCGGCGCCGAGACGATCATCCTGATGGGCCGTCACACCGCCCGCACGGATCTCGGCCGGGAGTTCGGCGCCACCCACGTCGTCGCCGAGCGCGGCGACGAGGGAATCGCGAAGGTCCTCGAGCTCACCGGCGGCGAGGGCGCGCACGTCGTCCTGGAAGCGGTCGGACACATGCCCGCGTACGAGCAGGCGTACGGCATCGTCCGCCCGGGCGGCGTCATCTCGCGCGTGGGCGTTCCCCAGTACGAGGATGCCGCCGTCGGCTTCGCCTCCCTCTTCGGCAAGAACGCCACCCTCACCGGCGGCCCCGCCACCGTGCGCGCCTACCTCGAGGCCGCCATCCCCCAGGTCGTCGACGGCACGATCGATCCCGGAAAGGTCTTCGACCGGGAACTTTCGCTCGACGACATCGCCGAGGCCTACCGGCTGATGGACGCGCGCGAAGCGTTGAAGGTGCTCATCCGCCCCTGA
- a CDS encoding cyclophilin-like fold protein, producing the protein MTAFTGKAREHRRRALLAVTVGALMTAALTACSPTAASSVPPAASATPTAAGVESSSAPAPTPTDEPGQIVGTVVRFTSDRTSVDVTVGEDSPGVRDFLSLLPTELRFEEFAGREKISYLPRELVHDGSPGSDPEDGDLIYFTSWGNLGFYYDADGIGFSDATLHIGTYVATEEQLSLLEGGPVTVEIVD; encoded by the coding sequence ATGACCGCGTTCACCGGCAAAGCACGGGAACACCGACGTCGTGCGCTGCTCGCCGTCACCGTCGGCGCGCTCATGACCGCGGCGCTCACCGCCTGCTCCCCCACCGCCGCATCGTCGGTTCCGCCCGCGGCCTCCGCCACACCGACGGCCGCCGGCGTCGAGTCATCGTCGGCACCGGCACCGACGCCCACCGATGAACCTGGGCAGATCGTGGGCACGGTGGTGCGGTTCACGTCCGACCGCACGAGCGTCGACGTCACCGTCGGGGAGGACAGTCCCGGCGTGCGCGACTTCCTCTCCCTCCTCCCGACGGAGCTGAGGTTCGAGGAGTTCGCCGGCCGCGAGAAGATCTCCTACCTCCCCCGCGAGCTCGTCCACGACGGCTCGCCCGGCTCCGACCCCGAGGACGGAGACCTCATCTACTTCACCTCGTGGGGGAACCTCGGCTTCTACTACGACGCCGACGGCATCGGCTTTTCGGATGCCACCCTGCACATCGGCACGTACGTCGCGACCGAGGAGCAACTCTCGCTCCTCGAGGGCGGCCCCGTGACCGTCGAGATCGTCGACTGA